The following nucleotide sequence is from Thalassophryne amazonica unplaced genomic scaffold, fThaAma1.1, whole genome shotgun sequence.
gggtCATTCCGTGTGAAATCATCAGATTTTCCAAAATCTTCCTGGGTCACTGATTCAAattgtcatgattttttttttttttttttcaccagtaCCCACATACgtatgtctgatgaacacatccaaaatatttctgcttaatttcAAGTAGTTTTGTAGATATCCTTTTAATcagggtacccacaatcctattttacACTCACAAACGCATTTTGAGCTTTTGTTCATTTTTTCaaaggcattatctcagctaaaaaCGCAAATATAAAGCTCAAATGtggaatacaccctatttgggcacctcagatacagtagtaaatttcaaaaaatgggatacagagttaatttttcattctgtagcgtcacaaaaatggcagtttgtccattctcgcaaaaatttacaaaatttcaaagatgtgtactaaagaagggattcaatggataatcttcatattatagaacaggggtgggcaacttgttccataaagggccaagagggtgcaggttttattctttgcagccactgactccaccaggtgatttcagtcattaatatcactttgagcagatggaatcagttaatgagtgaagtcacctggtggagtcagtggctgcaaagaaaacctgcaccctcttggccctttatggAACAAGTTGCCCTCCCCTGttgtagaatacacatatctggggtactaATTATATATGTTtaaaacattgtggtcataacttgaagggtttttgaactattgactcttgaaaattgaacatgatcgtagaatgtcaaaaataggcttccagtctctttatgatttgaccatgtgggcaagtgctcagGCACTTCATCATTGTTTTGTGGAGCGCATATTAATATACCAATTTTATTTCATCTTACTCAAATGCCTTCGTAGTGAAAAAAATTGCAAAGCAGGGTACCATAACATGGAGCAAACCAATTTTgaacctgtatttgcatattcagatagcagtatatcagctctgaatggaagcataaagctcaaatttggtatttacaatatttggcaccccaaaataatggatcaatgttgaaagacagattaatgagcttattttttctttcatggcatcataaaattagCAATAAGCGTTTACAGCATCTCGAGCGTGCGGGGGTCTGATGGGAAGGCATCAGGACAAACAAATGCACGTGCTTGACAGTGGATGCGTAATCAACGTAACATCGCTCACTACTGTGTGTGGTAAATGGCATTTCTCATTAAAAGTAAGCATGAGGGAGGAGGATGAGGTAGAAATGTAGCAGGTGACTGCCGGCTTGGAGCGTGCCAAGTGCTATCAAGCATGGGACACAGCACTGTGCTGCAGCAGCATCAGATTAGAAAATAAAAGCTTTATAAGCTGTACAATGTCCCACAAACGTGTGTGTTTAGAGTGAagtcagatgatgactggaggcagtttgtcaCAGAAacttgctgctgacgctctgaagtGACacgtgcacagtgaaggcagggggaccaatcAGACTGCAACACCGGACCAATTTTGGCATGTGGgcaggatgattttttttttttaacggggTCTAAGCATACCAAAGAGCAAATCAAAGCCACAGCTATAATAATTAATATATTTGACCTTTTGCTGGTGTTTCTCAGGGAGGTTGGAGCTGAAGCCATGAGGTTTTAATGACACCTGCTGATGAAATTACAGATATGAAGCCACctgggaaataaataaataaaaattaaaacatcaCCGTGAACATAGTTCTATTTAATAAAATACTTTTAAAACTGTATTTTGGAGAATGTAGCTGTAAAAGTCCTCTATTCTGTTCACTATATTAAAAATTATTAACTTGTCATGTCGAACCTGAAGGCAGAATTGAGAGGAAACGACACCTTACCTTGCCAGAAACGTCAGTAATATTTTCATGTGTGCCAGTAAAAGACGAAACTTTACTTTTGGAGCTAATTGTCGCCGCTCCGTTGGTCCGACCGAGCGCCAAGCTAACGCTAAGTTAATGAAGAACCTCGTACCCTGGCGGCTCAAGACAGTAAGTAATTTGTTAATTTAATTAAGAAACTGTTTGAGGATGTTCATATTAGTGAACGCGTGTGGAAAACTTAATGAGCAGTTTTCAAAGTGACGTCAACTTAAACGTTAACAAGTGTAACCATAGACATTATACAGAGTAGACGTGACGtggtgccgccatcttggagcggtcatcCGACCCGCTCCACTCAGTGCTGTTTGTTTGCCAGCGCATTGAATCCATCATAACtctctgaatatatatatatatatatatatatatatatatatatatatatatatatatatatatatatatacacactaatatatgatagagaAGCAGATAGTGACAgtaaactattttaataattactATATATAAAtcaaagtgtgtgtatatatatatatatatatatatatatatatatatatatagagagagagagagagagagagaatcaatATAATTCATATCATGTtagagagagaataaaatgtaaatgtaaattgtcaAATTAACACAAGAACATAACGTCCCACCCCaataacccttaccaaaaagtagtactgataagtatataaaaagtaaactggaagtatacttgaaacatacttgcatgtactactttttggtaaggggaaaccatatttacacatgtacaaaCGTGCTCGTGAAAGTTTTCCAGCTCAAAGCCCTGACAGAgggactgaacacacacacacacacacacacacacacacacacacacacacacacacacacacacacacacacacacacacacacacacacacacacacacacacacacacacacacacacacagctctctgTAGCTCAGGTTTGGGAACATTATGTTCTTGTCTTAATTTGACAATTTGCATTTATATTGTATTCTCTCTCTGTCCTGATATGAAGTATATTGATATGCtatgtgatttatatatatatatatatatatatatatatatatatatatatatatgcgataTAATTTTCTCTGATGTTTTTCTATAGCCTAATCATATATTGTCTCTTCACATTACTAAAATAGTTTACTGCCACTATCTCGTTCTCTATCATATAtgagtgtgtttgtttatgtATAATGTATGTTTACAGTCTTTGCAAAATACCTGTCTGTAGTCTATATCTTAATATTCTATTACTGTTAATCCCACTATGAATATTAAGATACGACGAACCATTTGTCCTGTACCTACATGTGGgacgtttgcagaaaaaaatgcgtGAAAAAAAGTTTAGCATTCAGATTTACGATGGATTAAATGCGCAGCAAACAGCACTGAGTGGAGCGAGTTGGACGACCGCTCCAAGATGGCGACTCGTCAGCGCCAACAGGCAGCAGCGGCCGATGCAGCGTCTAATCTTTGTAATGTCTATGGTCCTGACCTCTGAGCCGGCCAGTCTCCTTCTCCTCTCCTTCTTGATTGAATTTGATTTaaattaattcattattatgTGTCATTGTATACAAGAGATACAATAATATGCATAACATAATAAATGTCCATTGTGGTTCCAGAAAGTGACCGAGTGAAAGAGACAACAAGCAATACAAACAGGAATGggatgcatgttgtgtgggccgccgaagaggaggtactgctggcccaccaccagatggcgcctgccTTGTGGGCACCTTTTTTGCCCAGTAGAGGGCGCTTTGGCCTgttggcaccaccaggtgcgcaccatttggctgtcagctgtctgtcatcagtcatcacctcatccataaaagcctgggtgagacaccataactctgccgagttatccgctgaccacacaggtaaacctgctcagctgttttgtgccgtacgcacattcattgtaactgacgtctttgcagttgtgacttatatttgcagcttgtagccgagtttgtggaagttggaggagttggcgtctccactcctcacttcttacttgctaagtataacaattgacactacacgttttccagttttcctctgcactctgggagtatctggatttattccttcaagaggataactgtgatttattgactgtttgctgggtcaacacacacccaccttaacctgtttttgctcctgccagcagtaccggtctgacagcctcgagcagtggccacctgggggaccaggacttggtggctctggtgtattgcaggcctccggctggtggtggaacttcgtgggttccggctcttctctggataggcgtctcctaccctcgggcctgcccacgtgtcaccattttggttattaattggactcagcatattcatcttctgtttgcacttttgcataataaattatttattggaattcctattgaccgctcatttacgccccctaacttgggcccgtgcattcactttcccaacagcatcCTTAATACTCACGTTATTTACTGTTAAGCAATATTTTTCAGCTGAATTACAggatttacacattttaattgcaCGTAAAGTTTGCATCTGCTTGGATCACAGTTTTAACGTAAACTAATAAATGTAATTTACAGCATATGTATCAAGAGTGAAAGGAAACATTTACAGACATCAGTGAGAGCAGGACTCTGACCCGATGTCCACCCTGACACACTAACAAGTCAGGCCCTGACCCGGTGTCCACCCTCACAAACTAACAGGCCCTGACCAGGTGTCCACCCTGACAAACTAACAGGCCCTGACCAGGTGTCCACCCTGACAAACTAACAGGCCCTGACCAGGTGTCCACCCTGACAAACTAACAGGCCCTGACCAAGTGTCCACCTCACAAACTAACAGGCCCTGACCAGGTGTCCACCCTCACAAACTAACAGGCCCTGACCAGGTGTCCACCCTGACAAACTAACAGGCCCTGACCAAGTGTCCACCCTCACAAACTAACAGGCCCTGACCAGGTGTCCACCCTGACAAACTAACAGGCCCTGACCAAGTGTCCACCCTCACAAACTAACAGGCCCTGACCAGGTGTCCACCCTGACAAACTAACAGGCCCTGACCAAGTGTCCACCTCACAAACTAACAGGCCCTGACCAGGTGTCCACCCTCACAAACTAACAGGCCCTGACCCGGTGTCCACCCTAACAAACTAACAGGCCCTGACCAGGTGTCCACCCTCACAAACTAACAGGCCCTGACCCGGTGTCCACCCTAACAAACTAACAGGCCCTGACCAGGTGTCCACCCTCACAAACTAACAGGCCCTGACCCGGTGTCCACCCTTACAAACTAACAGGCCTTGACCAAATGTCCACCTCACAAACTAACAGGCCCTGACCAGGTGTCCACCTTGACAAACTAACAGGCCCTGACCAGGTGTCCACCCTGACAAACTAACAGGCCCTGACCAAGTGTCCACCTCACAAACTAACAGGCCCTGACCAGGTGTCCACCCTGACAAACTAACAGGCCCTGACTCGTGTCCACCCTCACAAACTAACAGGCCCTGACCAAATGTCCATCTCACAAACTAACAGGCCCTGACCCGGTGTCCATCCTCATAGATTAACAGGCCCTGACCTGCTGTCCACCCTCACAAACTAACAGGTCAGGCCCTGACCCAGTGTCCACCCTCACAAACTAACAGGCCCTGACCCGGTGTCCACCCTCATAGACTAACAGGCCCTGACCCGTTGTCCACTCTCACAAACTAACAGGTAAGGCCCTGACCAGGTGTCCACCCTGACAAACTAACAGGccctgaccctgtgtccaccctCATAGATTAACAGGCCCTGACCTGCTGTCCACCCTCACAAACTAACAGGTCAGGCCCTGACCCGGTGTCCACCCTCACAAACTAACAGGTCAGGCCCTGACCAGGTGTCGACCCTGACAAACTaacaggccctgacccgtgtccaccCTCACAAACTAACAGGCCCTGACCAAGTGTCCACTTCACAAACTAACAGGCCCTGACCCGGTGTCCACCCTGACAAACAGGCCCTGACCAGGTGTCCACCCTCATAGACTATCAGGCCCTGACCCGGTGTTCACTCTCACAAAATAACAGGTCAGGCCCTGACCAGGTGTCCACCCTGACAAACTAACAGGccctgaccctgtgtccaccctCATAGATTAACAGGCTCTGACCTGCTGTCCACCCTCACAAACTAACAGGTCAGGCCCTGACCCGGTGTCCACCCTGACAAACTAACAGGccctgaccctgtgtccaccctCACAGGCTAGTGATTAGTTAGTGACTAGACTAGATTAGTTTGCACTGACTTAACATTTAACCATAAGATATGAACGGGAATAAAATCTGATTTTCATTTAGGTGCAGTCCAAcagtgtcagggtttgagtttggcCCTGGTTTACAACAGCCAGTTTTCATGTCATCCGGGAATCAAAAAAACTCTTTATGTGGTTCAACAATGATTTTGGTGGCCACATCTGGTGGCGGATGTTACTGAATATGTAGATGTCTGTCATATCTGTGCTATGCATAAGTCCTCCTCATGCCCCCCCGCAGGTTCATTAGTGCCTCTGCCAGTTCCCAAACAGCCATGGACTCATATCATGATGGACTTTGTTACTGCCCCCCCCCTACGAGGCAACACTGTGATCCCGACTGTGGTTGACAGATTAtctaaaatgtgtcattttgtgcctttaCCCAGATTGCCTTCTCCCAAGGAAATTGCCGAAATAATGTTAACTCATGTGTTTCGTCTCCATGCTTTTCCCCAGGATACTGTCTCTGACCGGGGCCTGCAGTTTGTTTCTGgattttggagggagttctgccactTACTCTgggccacctccagtctcacGTCCGGCTATCACCCCCAAGCAAACGGTAAGACTGAGAGATTTAATCAAGAGTTAGAGAAGTGTCTTAGAATTCTGTGTTCTCAACATCCCTCTACCTGGTCCACCCAACTGTCTTGGATTGAGTCACAACAGCCTGCCCTctgcttcttctgttttttccccttttcatgTAGTGTTTGGTCATCCTCCCTCTCTGTTCTCTTCCTCCACCCTTCGGTCCCCGGCCCCATCTGCCCTCATTCTGGTTGTCAggtgccaacgaacctgggagcgggcatGTCGAGCCTTATATTGTTCCTTGGCCCAACATAAGGCTGCCATGGACCGCAAACAGTCCACGGCCCCTGTCTACATGACTGGTCAAAAGGTCTGGCTCTCTCCTCAGCATTTGCCGCAACGGGGTGTTCCTCGGAAACTGGCTACCAGGTTCCTTGGTCCCTTCCCCGTGTCCAAGGTCATTAACGTTGTTTCTGTTCGTCTCCATTTGCCCAGTTCCATGCGTTTTCACCCCACTTTTCATGTTAGTCACGCCAAGCCTTTTAGGTCCACCCATCTGCCTACTTCAGCCGACTGACACAATTGAACACCCTGCAGCTGTAAGTAGGCCTATTCCGTACTCAGATCCTGCCTCAGATGGTAGTTCAGAGTTTTCTGAAACAGTGTCTCTCCCTGCATcacaggagaaggaggaggaggatgaaacGCTGACTGCTGCCACGGGAGGAGATCCAGAGAGGCCTACTGAAGTTTGTCTTGATATTATGTATGACTACTGGCAGTATTCTACCCACTCACATTCCTTTACAGTCTTGAGTGGAATGTGGAGTTTGACATGTACACTGAAGTGATGAGCATAGACAGCGGACAAACAACTAGCACATTCTTGGCCTTCAACAGAACAGGCAGGGAATCACCAGGAGGAGGGTCCATCAACATCCAGAGCACAGCTTGACACAGTGAGATTTCTGATAAATACCATGTTAAATCTGTATGTAGAACTGTAGGAATTAAATGTCGTCTATATGTGTCCCAGTTACCAACAAAGGAGTGGTACAGAGTGCACCTCTTGAAGACTATTCAAAAACTGAAAAAGAAATGGTCTACCTGGATCGCCAGATTCAGAAAACAGACCTTGAGATGCTATTACTGGAACGCCAGTTGAGGTGGGGCCATTGTCATGGTGAAACAGGTGAATATGTTAAATATATTAATGGTTGGAACTATATTTAAAATCTGTTGCTTTTGTACTTGTAGGGAATAAAGAAGAACCAAATCACATGTGAATTTGTCTTCATTTGACTGTTTTTATCAAAAGTAATTTCTGCTAATTAGGTCCCTTACAGCCCTTCCATCCTGGACATCTGCAGGGTGCATGGATGGTCATCCTCGGGGTCATTAATTTATACGGCGGGGTGTTGCTCTCCTCTAATAGTTGTAATATCATGGACAACAACACATGCTACAATGATGTCACATGGCCtctctgtggtgaccctgagcttcTGCAGCCACTGGAACCGGGATTTGAGTATGCCTTTGGCCAACTCAACCCGGGCCACATTAAAACATTGTTGGGGCCCTGGTTCAGGAACACGGGTCAACAGAGAGGGCTGGCATGGATATCCTCAATTCCCCCAGGAGGTAGCCATCAAACTCTCCTGTAATTATAGAGGACACAAAAGTGCATTTAAAAGGGAGACAAAGAACATTTGTTCGAGGCTTTAGCTTCCTGACCACATGCAACTCTGTTGCTCAGACTGCACTCCCTGTAGATCCGGGAATCATTTACAGAGCCTGGCCACTTggcttctacattttttttttttttaacactgtttATTCAAAACGATCTTATCAACTCCATATTCAGTTACGACATATTAAAATAAtgacaaataaaattaataaaacaaatagaACAGAGCAACTCAGCAAATTCAAAAACTGCATTCCATCCCACTGAAAATAATAGGGTTACATCCTACCAGATATTTTGCACTATCTACAATTGGTATATCaaactatatatacatacatacacacacacacacatatacgagggctgtcaataaagtaacggtcctttttatttttttcaaaaactataatggatttcattcatatgtttttacgtcagacatgcttgaaccctcgtgcgcatgcgtgagtttttccacgcctgtcggtgacgtcattcgcctgtgagcactccttgtgggaggagtcgtccagcccctcgtcggaattcctttgtctgagaagttgctgagagactggcgcgttgtttgatcaaacttttttctaaacctgtgagacacatcgaagtggacacggttcgaaaaattaagctggttttcagtgaaaattttaacggctgatgagagattttgaggtgattctgtcgctttaaggacttttcacggtgcaagacgtcgctcagcgctctcagccgccgtcgtcagcctgttcaagctgaaaaccttcacatttcaggctctattgatccaggacgtcgtgagagaacagagaagtttcagaagaagtcggtttcagcattttatccggatattccactgttaaaggagatttttttaatgaaagacgtgcggacgggtccgcgcgtcgggacgcagccgccgcgacgctccgctacaggaaaaacacctctgttgaaagccttaaggacaagttggaacatgtcctgctgttaaacaatttctcatatactcactccactgaaagccatcaaaagccgcctggattttacaaatggttatcaacacggaggtgtttttcctgtgccgccgcaccgcgtcggctgcgtcccaacgcgcggacccgtccgcacgtctttcattaaaaaaatctcctttaacagtggaatatccggataaaatgctgaaaccgacttcttctgaaacttctctgttctctcacgacgtcctggatcaatagagcctgaaatgtggaggttttcagcttgaacaggctgacgacggcggctgagagcgctgcacgacgtctcgcaccgtgaaaagtccttaaagcgacagaatcacctcaaaatctctcatcagccgttaaaagttttactgaaaaccagcttaatttttcgaaccgtgtccacttcgatgtgtctcacaggtttagaaaaaagtttgatcaaacaacgcgccagtctctcagcaacttctcagacaaaggaattccgacgaggggctggacgactcctcccacaaggagtgctcacaggcgaatgacgtcaccgacaggcttggaaaaactcacgcatgcgcacgagggttcaagcatgtctgacgtaaaaacatatgaatgaaatccatatagtttttgaaaaaaataaaaaggaccgttgctttattgacagacctcgtatatgcatacACACTCATACTTCACATGGACAGCAATGGGCGAATTATTATGTCCAACCAAAGTAAACAATGACAGGAGCCCACCAGTCCAAAAACAGGTCCATTTTCAAATGAAGCTTCAAAGTAATTTTTCCATCAGATATACATTTTTTAATCCCTCACGCCATTGAAGAAGAGTGGGAGGTAGAGCTTTTAACCAAGATCTCGTTAGCATTTTCTTTGCCACCAATAAACAAATGTGGAGTAATTGAACTTTCCTTTTTCTCAGACCACCCCTTGGGGTCAGCCCTATAATATAATATTTTGGATCAAGCGGTAAGTTAAAATTTAGTATGGCTCGGATCTCTCCTTGGATCCCTCACCAGTAGGATTTCAAGGTGGGACAGTCGCAAAAAATATGCAAATGATCACCAGTTTGATTGCAATCCCTCAAGCACAGATTAGTTTTACTATTatcatttttaaaattaattaaaaaataataaaattaattaataaaattaatttgccctcttcaggttggtggagtgtgtttgcctcaagtggaggagtttaagtatctcgtggtcttgttcacgagtgagggatggatggagcgtgagatcgacagacgaatcggtgcagcatctgcagtgatgcggtcgctgtatcggaccgtcgtggtgaagagagagctgagtaggtgggcaaagctctcgatttaccgatcgatctacgttccgatcctcacctatggtcgtgaGATTTGGCtcttgaccgaaagaacgagatcgcgagtacaagcggctgagatgagtttcctccgcagggtggctgggcgctcccttagagataaggtgaggagctcggtcactcgggaggagctcagagtcgagccgcagTGCCTCCAcagtgaaaggagccagctgaggtggctcaggcatcttttccggatgccccctggacgcctcgctggagagatgttacgggcacgtcccattgggaggaggccccggggaagacccaggacacgctggagggactacgtctcggctggcttgggaatgccttggggttcccccggaggagctgggggaggtgtgtgtggatcgggaggtctgggtggctttgcttgagctgctgcccccgcgacccgactccggataaagcggaacaaaatggatggatgaatggatgatcCGACTTAATTACTCTGTTAATGCACTTTTGAATTCTTTTAGCCAAAATTGTTGCTAGAATTTTTACATCACAGCACAACAGACTGAGGGATCCTTTCCCTCTTTAGGGATTACAGATATTACTGCCTGAGACCAGGATTTTGGTGGGTCTATTTTAGCTAAGGCATAATTATATACCCTTTGTAAAAGGGGCATAACTTCGTCCAAGAAATGCTTATAGAATTCCCCTGGATAACCATCCATGCCCGGTGACTtattatttttcagatttcttactGTATCCTCTATTTCCCTTTTTGTAATTGGCTCTCTCATGGCTTTGGCTTCATCATCTGTCAATTTCGCTAGCTTAATTTTTCCTAATAGATTTTCAATTTTCTCTGCTTTGTTGTCTATTTCAAGCGAATCATAcagtgctgttgtgtgggccgctgaagaggaggtactgctggcccaccaccaccagagggcgccctgcctggagtgcgggctccaggtaccagagggcgctgccgccttacgagagcagtcagggtgacagctgtcacccattactggacacagctgactccactcagcacggaggtatatcaacaggacggcgtctccacctcagtgccgagatatcgccttaagatagaggtaacacttctctgctatattatattgcctttctgaacattgcaggacagctgtctactcaacgataagtactcaccttcctgcagtattgtgacgtgaggtggagatggcttctcccctctctgtgttactgggtgcagccgcatccacacctgtgtgtttgttctcttgccagcagta
It contains:
- the LOC117505798 gene encoding uncharacterized protein LOC117505798, which gives rise to MHKSSSCPPAGSLVPLPVPKQPWTHIMMDFVTAPPLRGNTVIPTVVDRLSKMCHFVPLPRLPSPKEIAEIMLTHVFRLHAFPQDTVSDRGLQFVSGFWREFCHLLWATSSLTSGYHPQANVFGHPPSLFSSSTLRSPAPSALILVVRCQRTWERACRALYCSLAQHKAAMDRKQSTAPVYMTGQKVWLSPQHLPQRGVPRKLATRFLGPFPVSKVINVVSVRLHLPSSMRFHPTFHVSHAKPFRSTHLPTSAD